A portion of the Bactrocera neohumeralis isolate Rockhampton chromosome 2, APGP_CSIRO_Bneo_wtdbg2-racon-allhic-juicebox.fasta_v2, whole genome shotgun sequence genome contains these proteins:
- the LOC126751518 gene encoding uncharacterized protein LOC126751518, with translation MIPVWQMMLGVCVGLVAFLLVRPPQVGYHQERRRKSTSSADGYTPRFNSSPGDACAICLLELENDNMTYLRCGHALHDSCIKQCKQHTEYCPLCRERM, from the exons ATGATTCCTGTATGGCAAATGATGTTGGGTGTTTGTGTAGGCCTGGTTGCATTTTTACTTGTGCGTCCACCACAGGTTGGCTATCATCAAGAAAGACGCCGAAAAAGTACAAGCTCTGCAGATGGATATACACCAAGATTTAATTC ATCTCCCGGAGATGCTTGTGCCATTTGTCTTTTGGAATTGGAGAATGATAATATGACATATCTGCGATGCGGCCACGCTTTGCACGATTCTTGCATCAAACAATGCAAGCAGCATACAGAATATTGTCCACTTTGTCGCGAACGCATGTGA
- the LOC126751517 gene encoding alpha/beta-tubulin-N-acetyltransferase 9, protein MRLNENTKIVGKKVILVPYCAAHVQKYHEWMKSPELQELTASEPLSLQEEYEMQRSWREDEDKCTFLVLCRTTYEQTNDEIYSLVGDTNLFLRMEDGGEETDSSYQVAEAEIMIAEPEARGKGCGWEAMLLLLKYALLNLNIKQFEVKIGTKNEKSLRMFSKMHFKEVSRSAVFEEITMVLMIDEEWIKWLDGQVTLHCENYRNNE, encoded by the coding sequence ATGCGACTGAACGAGAACACGAAAATCGTTGGGAAGAAAGTAATTTTAGTGCCATACTGTGCAGCACATGTACAAAAATATCACGAATGGATGAAATCCCCGGAACTACAAGAGTTAACTGCTTCAGAGCCACTCTCGCTTCAAGAGGAATATGAAATGCAACGAAGTTGGCGTGAAGATGAAGACAAATGTACATTTCTAGTTTTATGCAGAACTACTTATGAACAAACTAATGATGAAATTTACTCATTGGTAGGAGATACAAATTTGTTCTTGAGAATGGAGGATGGTGGTGAAGAAACAGACTCAAGCTACCAAGTGGCCGAAGCAGAGATAATGATAGCAGAACCAGAAGCTCGCGGTAAAGGTTGCGGATGGGAAGcaatgcttttgttgttgaaatATGCTTTactgaatttaaatattaaacaatttgaaGTCAAGATTggtacaaaaaatgaaaaatcgttACGCATGTTCAGTAAAATGCACTTCAAAGAGGTATCACGCTCGGCTGTATTTGAAGAAATCACAATGGTACTAATGATCGATGAAGAGTGGATAAAATGGTTGGACGGACAAGTGACTTTGCATtgtgaaaattacagaaataaCGAATAA